Proteins encoded by one window of Fischerella sp. PCC 9605:
- the mutL gene encoding DNA mismatch repair endonuclease MutL, producing MVSTIQVLPKEVVHLITAGEVIDSLASVVRELVENSLDAGATRIVVSIWPEQWRVRVADNGCGMNLEDLQRAASAHSTSKIKSCADLWKINSLGFRGEALHSLTTLADLEIWSRPGTSVSPPFTGGTEGGVNGWRVVYGYGGEAAHIEAAAIAPGTVVTVSNLFGNCSARRQGLPSVAQQMKAVQATIQQIALCHPQVAWQVWQNDREWFTISPAATMGKLLPQLLHQVRPSDLQELQVELPNSRQDSLYLVVGLPDRCHRHRLDWLRVAVNGRMVKAPEIEQTILGAFHKTLPRDRYPICCLHLLISPDQINWNRNPAKTEIYLNDLSYWQQQISQAIEQAFRINSATLKEAVHTTRVGKLIKAAEEQGSYNTNPFTTPTSPTPHTLKAVGQVNNTYIVAEHPGGLWLVEQHIAHERVLYEQLCDRWQIVPVEAPIILYQLSPAQVSQLQRIGLDIEPFGEQLWAVRSVPAMLQQREDSADAILELSWGGDLQTAQVAVACRSAIRNGTPLSMPEMQQILDDWQRTRNPRTCPHGRPIYLSLEESALARFFRRHWVIGKSHGI from the coding sequence ATGGTATCCACAATACAAGTTTTACCAAAAGAAGTTGTACATCTGATTACAGCGGGAGAGGTAATTGACTCTTTAGCTTCCGTAGTGCGGGAATTAGTAGAAAATTCCCTGGATGCAGGTGCAACGCGGATTGTGGTTTCCATTTGGCCCGAACAATGGCGGGTACGGGTGGCAGACAATGGCTGCGGCATGAACTTAGAGGATTTACAACGAGCAGCATCAGCTCACAGTACCAGCAAAATCAAAAGCTGTGCAGATTTATGGAAGATTAACAGCTTAGGATTTCGCGGTGAAGCGTTGCACAGTTTGACGACTCTGGCAGATTTAGAAATTTGGAGTCGTCCAGGAACCTCTGTATCCCCGCCGTTTACAGGGGGGACTGAAGGGGGGGTCAACGGTTGGCGAGTAGTGTATGGTTACGGAGGGGAAGCAGCACATATAGAAGCCGCTGCGATCGCACCTGGTACAGTTGTGACAGTCTCCAATCTGTTTGGCAATTGTTCAGCGCGACGTCAGGGTTTGCCTTCAGTAGCACAGCAAATGAAAGCAGTGCAAGCAACTATCCAACAAATCGCCCTCTGCCATCCCCAAGTCGCTTGGCAAGTTTGGCAAAATGACCGGGAATGGTTTACCATCTCTCCCGCCGCCACAATGGGAAAACTTTTGCCGCAACTTCTCCATCAGGTGCGTCCAAGCGATCTGCAAGAGTTGCAAGTAGAACTACCCAATTCCCGGCAGGACTCCTTATATTTAGTTGTGGGATTACCCGATCGCTGCCATCGTCATCGCTTAGATTGGCTGCGAGTAGCAGTCAACGGCAGAATGGTAAAAGCACCGGAAATCGAACAAACCATCCTGGGGGCATTTCACAAGACATTACCGCGCGATCGCTATCCGATTTGTTGCCTACATTTGTTGATTTCCCCAGATCAAATCAACTGGAACCGCAACCCAGCCAAAACAGAAATATACCTGAACGATTTGAGTTATTGGCAACAGCAAATTAGTCAGGCGATCGAGCAAGCATTCCGGATTAATTCTGCCACCCTTAAAGAAGCGGTTCACACAACCCGAGTCGGGAAATTAATCAAAGCCGCCGAAGAACAAGGTTCGTACAACACCAACCCTTTTACTACTCCTACTTCCCCCACTCCCCACACTCTCAAAGCCGTCGGCCAAGTCAACAACACTTACATAGTTGCCGAACATCCTGGTGGGTTGTGGTTAGTGGAACAGCACATCGCCCACGAGCGAGTATTGTACGAGCAATTGTGCGATCGCTGGCAAATTGTCCCCGTTGAAGCACCGATAATTCTCTATCAATTGTCACCAGCGCAAGTATCACAGCTGCAACGCATTGGCTTGGACATCGAACCCTTTGGTGAACAACTTTGGGCAGTCCGCAGCGTACCCGCAATGTTGCAGCAAAGAGAGGATAGTGCAGATGCAATTTTAGAACTGAGTTGGGGAGGCGACTTACAAACAGCGCAAGTAGCCGTTGCCTGTCGCAGTGCCATTCGCAACGGTACACCTCTGAGTATGCCAGAAATGCAGCAAATATTAGATGACTGGCAACGCACCCGCAACCCCCGCACCTGTCCCCACGGACGCCCCATATATTTATCGTTGGAAGAGTCTGCGTTGGCGCGGTTTTTCCGGCGACATTGGGTGATTGGTAAAAGTCACGGGATTTAG